One part of the cyanobiont of Ornithocercus magnificus genome encodes these proteins:
- a CDS encoding ArsR family transcriptional regulator yields MVVSLSPLASLCLGAVRGWVRVARCRKGGQIDRYGVAWTRLPASELRDQLAKEFQVRVSTRSVQRALKELAEANQVRREQRWKHRYKRDYWYTLPAGQEDADMTTPRTISGVRRQSQQRNNPVPIEATKKGVHFLSTRFKKTHFLSEGVSAKAGESQEGEKKDQASNTARENRLQLRRLSPAKGFAPTNRKVRPVERPERLIGLDPQGRALKEVWVGGKKHLVID; encoded by the coding sequence ATGGTAGTCTCACTTAGCCCTCTCGCCAGCCTTTGCCTAGGAGCAGTACGCGGCTGGGTCCGCGTTGCCCGCTGTCGCAAGGGTGGCCAAATTGACAGGTACGGCGTTGCTTGGACAAGGCTGCCGGCCAGCGAGCTGCGCGATCAGCTTGCAAAGGAATTCCAGGTACGGGTAAGCACCCGATCGGTGCAGCGTGCGCTGAAGGAATTGGCCGAGGCGAACCAAGTACGTCGTGAACAACGCTGGAAGCACCGGTACAAGAGAGACTACTGGTACACCCTGCCAGCTGGTCAAGAGGATGCCGACATGACCACGCCACGCACGATTTCAGGTGTCCGACGTCAGTCGCAACAACGCAACAATCCAGTACCTATTGAAGCGACAAAGAAAGGAGTTCATTTTCTATCTACTCGGTTCAAGAAAACTCATTTCTTATCTGAGGGGGTGTCAGCCAAGGCCGGCGAAAGCCAAGAGGGAGAGAAGAAGGATCAAGCAAGCAACACAGCCAGGGAAAACCGCCTGCAACTGCGCCGCCTGAGCCCTGCCAAAGGCTTTGCACCTACAAACCGGAAGGTTCGACCCGTAGAAAGGCCAGAGCGCCTCATAGGGCTTGATCCCCAGGGACGAGCTCTCAAGGAGGTTTGGGTCGGAGGCAAGAAGCATCTGGTGATCGACTGA